The following coding sequences are from one Canis lupus dingo isolate Sandy chromosome 21, ASM325472v2, whole genome shotgun sequence window:
- the LOC112667580 gene encoding NADH-cytochrome b5 reductase 2 → MFGVSLRDPSLLLAITVIGVTVVLLALRNMNSRRKQITLQDSEAKYLLPLIEKEQISHNTWRFRFGLPSSDHVLGLPIGNYVHLLAKIDGVMVVRAYTPVSSDDDRGFVDLIIKVYFKNVHPNYPEGGKMTQYLENMKIGDTILFRGPTGRLFYNGPGNFSIKPYKTSEPEKKLVSHLGMIAGGTGITPMLQLIRHITKNPNDRTRMSLIFANQTEEDILVRRELEEVARTHPDQFDLWYTLDRPPVGWKYSSGYITANMIKEHLPPPGQSTLILVCGPMPLIQTAAHPNLEKLGYTKEMIFTY, encoded by the exons ATGTTCGGCGTCTCCCTCCGG GACCCATCCTTGCTCCTTGCCATCACTGTCATTGGGGTCACAGTGGTCCTGTTGGCTCTGAGGAACATGAACTCAAGGAGGAAACAGATCACCTTACAGGACTCTGAAGCCAAGTACCTGCTGCCCTTGATTGAGAAGGAG caAATCAGCCACAACACCTGGAGGTTCCGTTTTGGGCTGCCCTCATCAGACCATGTCTTGGGGCTTCCTATAG GTAACTATGTCCATCTCTTGGCCAAAATTGATGGCGTTATGGTGGTCAGGGCTTACACGCCTGTGTCCAGTGATGATGACCGAGGCTTTGTGGACTTGATTATAAAG GTCTACTTCAAAAATGTGCACCCCAATTATCCAGAAGGGGGGAAGATGACTCAGTACTTGGAGAACATGAAAATCGGGGACACCATCCTTTTTCGAGGGCCAACTGGTCGCCTCTTCTATAATGGGCCAG GGAACTTTTCAATCAAGCCATACAAAACAAGTGAGCCTGAAAAGAAGCTGGTCAGTCACCTGGGAATGATTGCTGGGGGCACAG GGATCACGCCCATGCTGCAGCTCATTCGCCACATCACCAAGAACCCCAACGACAGGACCAGGATGTCCCTCATCTTTGCCAACCAG ACAGAGGAGGATATCTTGGTGAGACGGGAGCTTGAAGAAGTTGCCAGAACTCACCCGGACCAGTTTGACCTGTGGTACACCCTGGACAGGCCTCCTGTTG GCTGGAAGTACAGCTCAGGCTACATCACCGCCAACATGATCAAGGAGCACCTCCCTCCTCCGGGGCAGTCCACGCTCATCCTGGTGTGTGGCCCAATGCCCCTGATCCAGACAGCTGCTCATCCTAACCTGGAGAAACTGGGTTATACCAAGGAGATGATTTTCACTTACTAA